From a single Opisthocomus hoazin isolate bOpiHoa1 chromosome 6, bOpiHoa1.hap1, whole genome shotgun sequence genomic region:
- the DUSP13A gene encoding dual specificity protein phosphatase 13A has protein sequence MSGAGALGPLGPEGAGAHTGDVPSLTEIEQLLNSGRPSCNHVDEVWPNLFLGDLVTAHNRFVLWKMGVTHVLNAAHGTAYSHGGQDFYGATIDYYGVPAHDLPTFDISQFFFSAAQFIHNALNTPGAKILVHCAVGVSRSASLVLAYLMINHHLPLVEAIKTVKEHRWISPNRGFLKHLRNLDIQLRQKKDC, from the exons ATGTCTGGGGCAGGAGCACTCGGCCCCCTGGGACCCGAAGGCGCTGGGGCACACACGGGGGATGTCCCCTCCCTTACAGAAATCGAGCAGCTCCTGAACAGCGGGCGGCCGTCTTGCAACCACGTTGATGAAGTATGGCCTAATCTCTTCTTAGGAGACCT AGTAACAGCTCATAACAGGTTTGTTTTGTGGAAGATGGGTGTGACCCATGTTCTAAAtgctgcccacggcacagcttaCAGCCATGGAGGCCAGGACTTCTATGGAGCGACCATTGATTACTACGGTGTACCAGCCCATGACCTCCCCACCTttgacatcagccagttcttcTTCTCTGCGGCACAGTTTATCCACAACGCCTTGAACACGCCAGGAG CTAAAATTCTGGTGCACTGTGCAGTTGGAGTGAGCCGGTCAGCTTCCTTAGTCCTGGCATATCTCATGATAAATCACCACCTCCCGTTGGTTGAAGCCATCAAAACAGTAAAGGAACATCGGTGGATTTCACCCAATCGTGGCTTTCTGAAACACCTGCGAAATCTGGATATTCAGCTGCGGCAAAAGAAGGACTGCTGA